In a single window of the bacterium genome:
- the rpmF gene encoding 50S ribosomal protein L32 gives MPNPKRRHTRTRTATRRAHDALKPAAASACPQCQQPKLPHRVCANCGYYRGVEVIAPREE, from the coding sequence ATGCCGAACCCCAAGAGAAGACACACCCGGACCCGCACCGCGACGCGCCGCGCGCACGACGCGCTGAAGCCCGCCGCCGCGAGCGCCTGCCCGCAGTGCCAGCAGCCGAAGCTGCCGCACCGGGTCTGCGCCAACTGCGGCTACTACCGCGGCGTCGAGGTCATCGCGCCACGCGAGGAGTAG